The stretch of DNA TTAAGCTAGAGTTCATGTAGTGCTGCAAAAGGTAAGCAAATTAATATGATTGAGTGGCGTATTTGAAAGGTGTGATTAAATATAACGTGGTGGGTAAAAACAGCTAAATAAAAAAATAGATGGAGGAACATGGTAGGAGGGGAGAAAACTCCGTTGACGAAGAAGAGTTTGAAAAAAAAGGAACACTACTTATTTATTGGGAAACGTTCCCTGCCGGACGACCGGCTGCGCGTTGAGCCGGTCGCGTGCGCAGCGTACGATCCGCCTTGATCCACTGGCTCCTCTTGCACCCACGCGCACATACTGGTGGGCCCCGATCAGTTTTTTCTTTAGCTGCTAGACCGCTTTTTTCCCTACACTTGTCTCTATCCTTACCCGTGTCCACTCATTTCTTCTTTCCATTTTTTCATTGCACCTGCCATGAACAGTTCGTCGGAGCCCTAATCGGTTGATATCGAGCTACAACTGGCGAGTTGTTTTTTAGGGACCGGCGTGATTTTTTGCTGCGACTGGCGACAGCAAGGCATTTTTTGCTACAATCGACGAGTAAATTTGCTAGGACTGGTGTGACCTTCTGTAGCTACCACCGACGACAAACTTTTTTTCTACGAACGACGACGAGTTGTTTTGCTTGGACAAGCGAAATTTTTTGCTGTGTCCTAGCGATGGCAAGCCATGTTTTTTGCTGCAACCGGCTATTATTTTTGCTGGGATCAATGAGATTTTTTGTCGCGACCGGTGATAATATTTTTTGCTACGACCCGCTGATGGCAAGTCATTTTTTGCTGGAACTGGCAATCATTTTTGCTGGGACCGGCGAGAATTTTTTTGTGAGAAGCGGCCGACGAGAATTTTTGCCGCGACCTGGCGATGGCTAGCCTTTTTTATGCTGCAACCGACGATCAACTTTGCTCAGACCCGGGAGAATTTTTGTTGAGCCAGCGACCGGCGAGAATTTTTGCTAGGACCGGATGATTGCAAGccatttttttgctgcaaccggcgTTTATTTTTGTTGCGACCAGCGAGAAATTTTATTTTTAACCAGTGACCAGCGAGAATTTTTGCTACGACCCGGTGATGGCCATTTTCTTTGCTGCAACCAGCGTTCATTTTCGCTGGGACCAGCAAGAATTTTTATTGCGACCGGCGAGAATTTTTGTTACGACCAATGACTGGCGAGAATTTTTGCTACGACCCGGTGATGGCCAtttttttttgctgcaaccgcCGTTCATTTTTTCTGGGATCAGCAAGAATTTTTGTTGCAACCAGCCAACGAGATTTTTTGTGGCTGAGATTGTTTTTGCTAGGATAGGGGAGATGATTTGCTGGGACTAGTGAGACGGAAAACTGCAACCGGCAAGACAATTTGTTGGGACAAGGAGAGGCCATGCTACAACGAGCTTTTTGCATGAAGCAACGACGTCCAGTTGCAACGGTGATGCAGGGCGGCGGCACCGAGCTACAACAGTGGACGGGATATTCATGGGAGCTGGGGTATCAGGAGTCGACGAGCAAAGCATCGGAGCATGGCGCTGGCAACTCGTTTCGTGCACGCGCGGCTGGATGACGGAGTGCCTGCGAGGCGACAACAGCAAGTTGCAACCGCGATGCAGGGCAGCCATGGTGTGCTATGACAGTGGACATTCGCGGAAGTTGGGCGTCATGAGAAAAGCTACGACGCATGGCAACCATTACCCGTTCCATGCGGGCCGACAAAGCGGGCTCGTTTTGCATGGGATTCAGTGGTTTCAGTTTTGCATGACCCAACGTTTCAAATAAGCTAGATCCAATGTTTCAGGATGGATGAATCCAACAGATGTAAGTGGATCGGCGGAACGACTCGGCCGGTCGACCGGCGCAGAGTAGCGCCCTTATTTATTTGTTTATAATAGGTGGCAGAGAAATGGTAACTGCGGGTGGCATCCGGTGGGTCAAACTCAAACATTACTCAAAGATGCACATGACAGCGTGTGTGGAACAGTGGAAGTTTAAGTGTGAGCATTTATGATTCCTCTAAACTAATCAACCGGCAAGCTCCATCACGTCCACACTACTACTACACGGCCTAGTACTCTATATGTACTTTGGATTACTCTTAACACAAGAGCACAGGACACTAGATAAAAGCTCTGCTGGCCATCGACAAGCCATAGCTAGCTCCCAAGCTCAGGCTCCATGGCGCGCCTTCTACCAGCGGCCGCGTTAGCCGCAGTCGCCGCGCTGGCCGTCCTGGCAAGCCCGGCGACGGCGCAGGATGCGCCGTCGGCCTTGCCGGCGCCGCTGGCGTACATGAACCACACGGTTGGGGGCGCCGACGGGTGGTTCTTCAACGCGACGAGCAACACCACGTCGGGCAACTACTCCTCCTGGGCCGCCGGCGAGACATTCTACCTCGGCGACTACCTCAGTACGTTCCAACCTAAACCAACTGCTACTTcaatttgcttctgcttctttccgCGGTACAGTTCCTGTCGCGCAATGTGCAGTGAGTGTGAGAAAGAAAGAAACCAATCGAGCTAGTGTTCTGAACTTCTGATGCATAATGAGGAAAATGGGGATCCATAATTCTAGATGTCATAAAATGGTTGGGTCTTGGCGGTttagctagttaagcagattataATGAGAAGTCCAGTACTATATGCGAGTACAAACTTGCTTCATCCTAGAAAAGGAGGACAGGTCCTGAAGAAGTATGTAACAGAGGCCATGAAACATGAAGCAGCCAAGAATTCAGAACTTAGATCCAGATCTAGCTATGCAGGAAGGAAGCCAGTAACTTCCGAGCTTCATGCGCCAAGAACCAAGGAAAAATAGAATCTTTCTGTAGTGGAAGAAGGCATGTGCCGGCTGATCTCTAATAGCACCACAAGTCAACGCTCTGGCTAAAATAGCTGCCCCGATTCTAATCTACTAGAAACTTTagacctcttttggttcataggataggattatcataggaatagaaATTTTATAGAAAATGAGATGGCATGTATCTCAAattctatgagtaggaataggaaacaagatgtcatttgattgacatcaaaggaattttttcattgagtctaggcttttttttattttcctatgaaatatgaAGGATAGAAACCAATCCTATGTagaaataggaatccattcctatgaaccaaagggctctaaaggaaaagaTCCTATAAGAATCATATCCtctctagaattcctatgaaattcctctaaaccaaaggaggccttaatgcTACACTACATTGAGAAACACAGGTTTAATTAGTGGATCTTCACCTCTGTTTTGCCCTCTGAGCGTGGATTTACATCTCTGTTTACATTCTGACATTCGTCGACTTTAATATACTGGTAGGTTTTTGTATGTCACCTAGTAAAGTACATTTTTATTTAATAATAATGGAAGGTGCACCTCCCTTAGCCTCCGCACCATGTCATCCGCACAGTGCAAATTTATTACAAAGTTCAATCCTCTCAAGCACAAAATCATCTAACAAAAACAAATTTAGTGTTACAGATGTTGGCACGGAACTTCCTCAAATCAAACTTAAAATGTTTTAACTTAGGACAGAGCTTAAACTTTTAAAAAAGTTGAAACAGAGTTTAAATATTTCTCTAGCATCAGCAATTAAGTGATCATCCAGTGTCATGTACTAGTAGTAGTTCACTTAATCACTGATTTGTGTAGCTATATTTTTCTTTGCATCGTACAGCTTAACCATGAGCCAGTTATACTCAACTAAACCAAACCCATGCTCATCAGCTACCTTTCTTCTTACTACCAGTATTCAAGACGAACGATAACTCGTCGGTGGTGGTCACCTCGAACTCCACCACCTACTCCCTCTGCGATCCCAGCGAGGACGACGGGCTGGAGACCTACATCTACAGCGGCGGCGTAAGCGGCCTCGAGGAGACAGACGCCATCTCTGTCCCTCTCCTCTACGAGGGCACCAACTACTTCTTCTCGGAAGCCGACGGCGGCGTGCAGTGTCAGCAGGGCATGCGCTTCCAGATCAAGGTAGCCCACGGCCACGGCCTGCCGCCCGCTCTCGCCCACCCGCCGTCGCCACCGCCAAAGGAAGGCGCCCTCGCACCGGCACCCACTGGGCCAGCCTTCTCGGTCTCGCAGGGGCCGGTCGCCGCTAGTGCCAGCACCGGCGCCGGCACCGCCAGTGACTACACGGATAGCAACAACGCTGGCTGTAGAGCGGTGGGCAGTCGTTTCTTGGGGGTTGCTATTGTGGTTAGCTTAGCATTTTTGGTTGCTCCCTGAGCGAACAGGGTCACGCTGTGTCGCTCGTGGTTGGAACTAAACGGTATTCCAATTTATATGTAGTCAATGTTCCTGCTGGTCAgtgaagaaatataagagcgtttagatcattaaaatagtgatttaaatgtttttatatttctttaaggagggagtagttttttttCTCATCATAACATGTTTTTTATTTGAGGTATGCTTTTGTACATTCATGAAAAGTTTACAATTTTTGAGGCATATCTATGACACAGATTAAAACCTTTTCTTTACAGGTTTTTTTAACTTTTTCCTTGCTTAAAAAGTAATAAAAACGGTTGGCCAACCAACTAGCTAGGGAGCCTCCACCCAGTTCGATATGTCACAGAGTGGCCACTGCAAGCATCTAAAAGCGAGGGAGGAAAACATTCACCTTACGTCGCTCTTGTGTGGCGACACAAGTggctcaaaccctagccgccaTCGGACTCTCCGGACTCTTCCTCTATCCCGGCCCCCTCTCCCGTAGTCATGTTGCCGCTGTTGGAGGTGGATCCGACATGAGGTTCTCTAATAAGCTTGGCAGACCGTTAGATAGGACTATTCTTTACCCACTTTCTTCACTGCTGTGGGCACTGATGGAGAGAAGGTGGTAGATCTATGGCCATCACACTCGTATCTAGTGCTCTGTGGGATATAAAGCTCGCTTGGATGCTTGGTCTTCCTTCGCCCATTGGCCACCATATCAACATCAGCTACGGCGGTTGAAGATCAACTCAATAGAAGTCTTCGGTATGCCACTACATTAGCTAGGGTTGATGCCTAGCACCGATCCCGTTAGTTGCCATATCCAACTTCAATCAAGGGAGGCACTCTTCCCCTTGCCCATCTTCGGCAAAGTTATGGTCGGGGACGGCATCCTGAGCTTCTCTCAAGACCGGATTGTGTTATTTGTGTCATATTTAGAGCATGTACAATAAGCTTATGTAAGCAGGATATATGGGTTAAAATATTTTTTTTCTACCGACATGAAGGAgacagaagaggagagagaagagaaactGGCTATAGAATAAGAGCCAACTGCAGTACGTGCTCGTTTGACACTATGTGAGAACAAGAGGTGGACCGTGTATTAATAAAGTAGCACATCTTTATATCTTATTATTGTACTTGCCAGCTACAAGGTTGGCTACAGAAGACATGGCACTATCATATAGCCATCAGCTGGttgtactattaaccatgctcttaaagAAGGGATGACCGGTTGTAATCGTGTTTCATTTGGAATCCTCTGTGCAGTGTTGTAACAGTTTTGCAATCATTCTGCTTCTTCCAGACTCCAGATAGTGAGCGTGATCAGAGAGGCTGAGCCGCAAGCGTGGCGGCCGCCCACCAAGATGGGAAATTCACACTCTGGCACTCTGCTGAGGTGAGGCAGCGGCAGATTTCAGCCATGAAAGCACCTCAGTGCCAAGTTCCGGAGAGCAATGAAGCACACATGCATATTTATTTATATACAGCTGAGAAATGAGTCACACACAGACAAGTTGTGTTCAAGACTTCTGGGAAATACATGCGGGGGAACAGCACCATATGGTTCACGCACTAGTTGTTATTATGTAAACGACCATACTGGAGGAGGCTGCCATATGTTCTATCCCACACACCGACGAAAAGAGCGTCCATATCCGGGCTGAAGGAGATCCCAGATATCTCGCCAAAGAAGTCCAGCTCTTGCCTTTTGGTGTAGTCGCTCCGGGCGTCGAAGATCTGGACGAAGTCCGCATGTTCCGCCATCGCCAGGAACTGCCCGTCAGAAGTGAAGCGGATCGACCTAATGGCCCCAAGGTTGCCCTTCAGTACATGGACGGCTTTCGACAGGTTTCTAATGTCCCAGACTCGGCATGTCTTGTCTTGGTTCCCGGTAGCGAATGTTCGTCCATCAGGGCTCCAGGCCGATGCGAAAGAGTAGTCGTGATGGCCTTTCATGGAATGAAGCGTCTGCATCCAGAATAAGAAATGGTGCTCTCACTTAATTACACGTCAGCTATTCAATTCGAAAAATAAATCAGAGTTTGGCTAACATGGGATCTTTGATGTATGGGTTGGCATGGGCTAGTAGTATACCTCTCCTGAATTCGCATCAACAAGTAAACCATCAGGATGGTCCCCCACGGCGAGAACAAGCTTTCTGTCGGGACTCAGCGATGTATGCTGCATTAACAAAATAATAGTCAGGCCAGAGTAAACCAACAAGTGCACTTAGAGCATTCACTGATTCCGATACTGGTATTGGTCTCCGTTTACTATGAATACTATGTCGAAAAGGCAGCCACCCGAAATGAGGGGCATGTGAAAGACTAGCCCTCAAGGATGCCAATTGCTGCAGATGAGGCACCATAATTCTCAGTTCTCGTTAAGCCCTAGATCCAGAAAACAGAAGTACTGTACATAACTGCATAGTGCTGTCAGCTCTGGAAAcagatttttattccttttttttaacactgccaacttaaagtttGATACTCCTGTTTTGCACTTGACATCACAAATTCTTGTCTAATTTTATTAGATTGGTGAACAACAGGGTACCAAAAGTAAGCCCCACATGACATATGACATATCAAGATGATTGTAAAGAAGCATGTTGACGGAAGCAATGCGACGAGATCACAACACCATGTACCCAAAAAAGAATGTTCCAGCTTtccaaaacaaataaaagaactaaAAGAAATAACCAAAGGGACTTACATTCACTGGACAATCAAACTGAAAGTGATTGCACAACTGGAATCTCTCCATGTCATAGTCTCTTACACCGTTGTCATTACTCGATGCCATGAAATGAACAGCGCCACTAGGGGAAAAAACAGAACTGGCATGAACATACACCCAATGAGGCCGCATCATTAATAACGGGGACATGACATTACCTAGAAGTATTGAATATCTCAATTGCATTAGTCATAGCATTATCATCATGTGATGTTCGACAACAAAAGCTTATCCCCTCTCGATCAAGGTGCTGCATTCCACATCAACATTAGATCAACACTCAGAGTTAATAAACATATTAAGCAATTTGAGTACATGCACGACAACATTGCATTTTGATTCCAAAGGATTCGAGTCAAACTGTCAATCACCATGCCAAAAGATAGCACAATATGGATTTGATTCAGAAGGTTTGGGTCAAATTGGGGAACATACCTTGCAGATTAGCTCCCCTTGAAATCCACCAGCTACCAGCAAATTGTCCTTCACTGCCATGGTACTAACCTTAGTCTGAGAAAACCCCTCTAATAGACTTCCTgggtgcttctgtaataagagatCCATAACCATCAATAGAAGAAGAATAACAAGATAAGCTGTAGCCTATAGAGGATGTGAAAAATGGAGACAGATAATAAATTGCAATCAGGTATATAGTACCTCCTTTGGTGCCACATGACCACGGACGTTCATAAGTTCAGTATCCACACCACTCAATGCAGACCAGTGAAGGACTGAGTAATGATACATCAGGTAGACATCATGCTTGGATGTGGCCCATACTAAATTTCTCAGCTGCAGGCACAATTCAAGTCAATTGTTTGATGCTCTTGACAGCGCAGATCAAATCGGTTCAAAAATAGGAAGGGTATCAATGAAGAATCTGATACCAAATGCAAATGGTTAGCTGAAACACAGCAACAGCACTTATTCACAAGAGATTACACAGAGACACATAATCAGGACTTGCAGAGATCCCTGAACAAATTAAATTCATACGGTAAAAGTTTCTTCAAACTTCCATGTAAATTATAATTAATCCAAAAGATACAAGAACCAGCCTCAGTCCTGATGTTCAAGACTACCTCCATCTCTTCTTTCACGTATGGATGCATTTCATCATCTATGCAATTTTTAAGCAAGCATTTCAGAGACAGAATAAAAAACACACCTGGAAATGTAGTATAGTTGATTTTACAGATCTAGTATTTTTTCTGAATTCGTAATACATTCCGTCTTTCTCAGTCTGTTTGCATTCCTGTTTTAAGACATGTATCAGCTGTTAGAAACATCTAGACAGAAAACTTTGCATAAGCTCTTGAACTTTCTACAGacacacctcggctgcttcttctcCAGAATTAGGAATGCTCTCGTAGTTTTTGTACTGCTGCAACCTGGTCTGTCTGTACTGTTCACGTGTGATATCCAGCCTCTTCCATTGTATTCCTTGGATGTCTTTTTCTTTTCTTGTGGGCGCTGCCCCCCAAGTATCTGGAAACTGACTCTAAACAGAGAAGAAGGAATAACTATTTAGAGCATCACAGCTTGGTTTATGTAATTAACACAATGGTGGATTAGCAACAAAATCATATTTACACTCTTGTTGTTCAAGTTCAAGATTGGTCCATAAACTTAACAGCTGAGCAAGACAAATAACTGCTTCTTTATCCTATGACCAGAATTACAACAAACCCAGAGTGGTTTAGAAATGGAAGACAGAATAGACGGAACAATAGAAACATTTTACATAGCATGGCAAGCAGATACCATTAGAAGAGAGACTTGCAACAGATATCTATGTAGATGGCAAAAAGACAGGGCAATGAACAGTACAAAACAAATGACATTGTGCAACTGGTAAGGGGACAAGCTTCATAGATCCAGACAACCCTCTAAACCAGAAACAAATGTATCAGGCTCCCAAGCATAAAATTTCTGCCACTTCATTCACCCCTCTCAAAACAAGAGAATGAAGAATCAGTGCCCCAATCAAGCCAATCATATGGTCATATAACTGATTCATGCCTAGTAGTTAGTACATTACAAACAGAGCTACATAATTGAATCCTAACAGCAGCATTCAAGTGTCCACACTTGCAGTTCTAGTCATCATTGGAATAGTAATGTTCAAACTTCTGCTAACCCAATACGAAGTGCATTTAAACCAATCTTGCATAGGCTTAGTTCCAACCGTGATGACACGACAATACAAAACAACTGATGGACATACCAAAAAGGTCCGATCTTCATCATCCAGGTCTAAATCGGAGTTCTTTGCTCCTTGCTCATGGTGCCTGTCATCGCCCGTGTCTTCGGCGTGGTCATCCGTATCAGAATCATCATACCAGTCATCGACGTCGCCACCGCCATAACTGCACATCGATCCTCGCCTAGGAGAGAAGCGTCACAAACCTGTAAACAGAACAAACACTGCCCACCATCAGCAACCGCG from Triticum dicoccoides isolate Atlit2015 ecotype Zavitan chromosome 6A, WEW_v2.0, whole genome shotgun sequence encodes:
- the LOC119319551 gene encoding uclacyanin-2-like, whose amino-acid sequence is MARLLPAAALAAVAALAVLASPATAQDAPSALPAPLAYMNHTVGGADGWFFNATSNTTSGNYSSWAAGETFYLGDYLIFKTNDNSSVVVTSNSTTYSLCDPSEDDGLETYIYSGGVSGLEETDAISVPLLYEGTNYFFSEADGGVQCQQGMRFQIKVAHGHGLPPALAHPPSPPPKEGALAPAPTGPAFSVSQGPVAASASTGAGTASDYTDSNNAGCRAVGSRFLGVAIVVSLAFLVAP
- the LOC119317689 gene encoding uncharacterized WD repeat-containing protein C2A9.03-like isoform X2, whose protein sequence is MCSYGGGDVDDWYDDSDTDDHAEDTGDDRHHEQGAKNSDLDLDDEDRTFLSQFPDTWGAAPTRKEKDIQGIQWKRLDITREQYRQTRLQQYKNYESIPNSGEEAAEECKQTEKDGMYYEFRKNTRSVKSTILHFQLRNLVWATSKHDVYLMYHYSVLHWSALSGVDTELMNVRGHVAPKEKHPGSLLEGFSQTKVSTMAVKDNLLVAGGFQGELICKHLDREGISFCCRTSHDDNAMTNAIEIFNTSSAVHFMASSNDNGVRDYDMERFQLCNHFQFDCPVNHTSLSPDRKLVLAVGDHPDGLLVDANSGETLHSMKGHHDYSFASAWSPDGRTFATGNQDKTCRVWDIRNLSKAVHVLKGNLGAIRSIRFTSDGQFLAMAEHADFVQIFDARSDYTKRQELDFFGEISGISFSPDMDALFVGVWDRTYGSLLQYGRLHNNN
- the LOC119317689 gene encoding uncharacterized WD repeat-containing protein C2A9.03-like isoform X3, with amino-acid sequence MCSYGGGDVDDWYDDSDTDDHAEDTGDDRHHEQGAKNSDLDLDDEDRTFLFPDTWGAAPTRKEKDIQGIQWKRLDITREQYRQTRLQQYKNYESIPNSGEEAAEECKQTEKDGMYYEFRKNTRSVKSTILHFQLRNLVWATSKHDVYLMYHYSVLHWSALSGVDTELMNVRGHVAPKEKHPGSLLEGFSQTKVSTMAVKDNLLVAGGFQGELICKHLDREGISFCCRTSHDDNAMTNAIEIFNTSSGAVHFMASSNDNGVRDYDMERFQLCNHFQFDCPVNHTSLSPDRKLVLAVGDHPDGLLVDANSGETLHSMKGHHDYSFASAWSPDGRTFATGNQDKTCRVWDIRNLSKAVHVLKGNLGAIRSIRFTSDGQFLAMAEHADFVQIFDARSDYTKRQELDFFGEISGISFSPDMDALFVGVWDRTYGSLLQYGRLHNNN
- the LOC119317689 gene encoding uncharacterized WD repeat-containing protein C2A9.03-like isoform X1 codes for the protein MCSYGGGDVDDWYDDSDTDDHAEDTGDDRHHEQGAKNSDLDLDDEDRTFLSQFPDTWGAAPTRKEKDIQGIQWKRLDITREQYRQTRLQQYKNYESIPNSGEEAAEECKQTEKDGMYYEFRKNTRSVKSTILHFQLRNLVWATSKHDVYLMYHYSVLHWSALSGVDTELMNVRGHVAPKEKHPGSLLEGFSQTKVSTMAVKDNLLVAGGFQGELICKHLDREGISFCCRTSHDDNAMTNAIEIFNTSSGAVHFMASSNDNGVRDYDMERFQLCNHFQFDCPVNHTSLSPDRKLVLAVGDHPDGLLVDANSGETLHSMKGHHDYSFASAWSPDGRTFATGNQDKTCRVWDIRNLSKAVHVLKGNLGAIRSIRFTSDGQFLAMAEHADFVQIFDARSDYTKRQELDFFGEISGISFSPDMDALFVGVWDRTYGSLLQYGRLHNNN